The proteins below are encoded in one region of Silene latifolia isolate original U9 population chromosome 2, ASM4854445v1, whole genome shotgun sequence:
- the LOC141633574 gene encoding uncharacterized protein LOC141633574 has product MQSSYTRRNEDDPGRFDEIKRFYDCRYLSACEAAWRIFGFDIRYRTPAVERLQYHLPDEQPIVFHDDDWVDEVVENTSLGVSQFLNWMGCNNSTVEEMQVAKELLYCEFPNKFVWKKKLRQWSLRKKGFTIGKLVHVPPQCGELYFMRVMLNHVKGPKCFEDIRTVNHFVHPTFREACYALGLIGDDREYIAAINEAADWGSGFYLRNLFATLLFCGTLSMPSKVWDETWQLLSNDILRRQHTLLNNQDLQLTDEELQNYALIDIENSLQINGSSLRRFEGMSFPDMSATTHHRNSLVMDALLYDRQSLSEKHEIQLSSMTDEQRLVYNEVMEAALNNKGGVFFVYGYGGTGKTFLWRALCACFRSKGDIVVAVASSGIATTLIPGGVTAHSRFGISINVTEDSICSRIKP; this is encoded by the exons GAGATTAAGAGGTTTTACGATTGTCGATATCTCTCTGCATGTGAAGCCGCTTGGAGAATTTTTGGCTTTGATATCCGCTACAGAACTCCTGCTGTTGAAAGGCTACAGTACCATCTTCCGGACGAGCAACCTATTGTCTTCCACGATGATGATTGGGTTGATGAGGTCGTAGAAAATACTTCGCTCGGGGTGTCACAATTTCTTAATTGGATGGGCTGTAATAATTCGACAGTAGAAGAGATGCAGGTTGCTAAAGAATTATTGTACTGTGAATTTCCAAACAAATTTGTTtggaaaaagaaacttcgtcaaTGGAGCCTTAGGAAAAAAGGATTTACAATTGGTAAGTTGGTTCATGTTCCCCCGCAATGTGGTGAGTTGTATTTCATGAGAGTAATGTTGAATCACGTTAAGGGACCAAAATGTTTTGAGGATATTCGGACTGTGAATCATTTTGTTCATCCGACATTTAGAGAAGCATGTTATGCATTGGGATTAATTGGTGATGATCGAGAGTATATTGCAGCTATCAACGAAGCAGCTGATTGGGGGTCTGGCTTCTACTTGAGAAATTTGTTCGCGACGTTATTATTTTGTGGCACTTTGTCTATGCCGAGCAAAGTCTGGGACGAAACTTGGCAACTGCTATCGAACGACATCCTTCGTAGGCAACACACTCTTCTTAACAATCAAG ATTTACAGCTTACCGATGAAGAgttgcaaaattatgcacttatTGATATTGAAAATTCTCTTCAAATAAATGGTAGTTCACTTCGTCGATTTGAGGGAATGTCGTTCCCAGACATGTCTGCAACGACCCATCATCGAAATAGTTTAGTCATGGATGCGTTGTTGTACGATAGACAGTCCTTGAGTGAAAAACATGAGATTCAGTTATCTTCAATGACTGACGAGCAGAGGTTGGTGTATAATGAAGTGATGGAAGCTGCTTTAAATAACAAAGGAGGGGTGTTCTTCGTTTATGGATATGGTGGAACTGGGAAAACTTTCCTTTGGAGAGCTTTGTGTGCCTGTTTCAGGAGTAAGGGCGATATTGTTGTGGCTGTTGCGTCAAGTGGAATTGCAACAACATTGATACCAGGTGGTGTAACAGCTCATTCCAGGTTTGGAATTTCCATTAATGTAACGGAGGATTCCATATGCTCCCGAATTAAGCCCTGA